A section of the Oryza sativa Japonica Group chromosome 1, ASM3414082v1 genome encodes:
- the LOC107276287 gene encoding transcription factor WRKY19-like: MASPRLKREQSFDFEEASAQEAVGSASASYSPPGGGGVFGISPPESSPRDGRKRRKDRPSLVKHTFTPHFDGHLWRKYGQKNIKDSAFPRLYYRCSYREDRQCLASKLVQQENDDDPPLYRVTYTYEHTCNTTPVPTPDVVAEQPPPGAAGDAYLLRFGSSAGGGGGGAHQQQTERERQQQNTARRRPFMMLSFDSSSSHQLHEQPHAFPPDGQLPATAAAASPSSFTAAEALAAPPLTTTMNDGGDLFSTWDALRYGLDYDHGHLGNHVYLPDDCNGGDDNY; the protein is encoded by the exons ATGGCGTCGCCGCGGCTGAAGAGGGAGCAGTCGTTCGACTTCGAGGAGGCGAGCGCGCAGGAAGCCGTGGGATCCGCGTCGGCGTCGTACAGCCctcccgggggcggcggcgtctTTGGCATCTCGCCGCCGGAGTCCTCGCCGCGCGACGGCCGGAAGAGAAG GAAGGATAGACCATCATTGGTGAAACATACGTTCACACCTCATTTTGATGGTCATTTGTGGAGGAAGTATGGCCAGAAGAACATCAAGGACTCTGCTTTCCCTAG GTTATATTACAGATGCTCTTACCGTGAGGACAGACAGTGCCTTGCCTCCAAGCTGGTGCAGCAGGAGAACGACGACGACCCGCCACTGTACAGGGTCACCTACACGTACGAGCACACCTGCAACACCACGCCCGTCCCGACCCCCGACGTCGTGgccgagcagccgccgccgggcgccgccggcgacgcgtaCCTCCTCAGGTTCGGCTCctccgctggcggcggcggcggcggcgctcatcaGCAGCAGACCGAGCGAGAACGACAGCAGCAAAATACAGCGAGAAGAAGGCCATTCATGATGCTGAGCTTCGATTCTAGTAGCAGCCATCAGCTGCACGAGCAGCCGCACGCGTTCCCTCCCGACGGCCAGCTGCCGgccacggccgcggccgcgtcgccgtcgtcgttcacGGCAGCCGAGGcgttggcggcgccgccgctcacgACGACGATGAACGACGGAGGCGACCTGTTCTCGACGTGGGACGCGCTCAGGTATGGTTTGGACTATGACCACGGGCACCTTGGTAACCATGTTTATCTCCCTGATGACTGTAATGGTGGTGATGATAATTACTGA
- the LOC112938270 gene encoding transcription factor WRKY45-1-like: protein MAFGQDTIEQLYRELAGGRRLSAKLQALLEGPLDSRGQKEAVDVSRELGRVFMVSLYMLKPCSNSSRRPEGVTRTAPETRTDDSICLHTPARVKRVRSEEVLVRNGREEVVTRTEIITPSPYKDGYQWRKYGQKNIQDSNYLRLYFKCTFSRERSCAAKKQVQQRDAGEPPMFLVTYLNEHTCQQPQAVPGTPNTAGSSPTTTSRQRQSSSSPPAEMLDLTMNGAGLFSRLLLPHAVGGGGSAAEEEAAIVTCLAAVISGGGAAAAPPPLIWPTSAPEAAFVASAAGHSPSAADESVADEAAAAQMADMDYCFGQYDQSTFGAAAAADHRVLIGDDGDVQRIVAARIADTVWPRYTRDTSAWETAGTSSMRGSID, encoded by the exons ATGGCATTTGGTCAAGATACCATAGAGCAGCTGTAccgggagctcgccggcggccgccgcctcagCGCCAAGCTCCAGGCGCTGCTCGAAGGCCCCCTCGATAGCCGCGGCCAGAAGGAGGCCGTCGATGTTAGCAGAGAGCTCGGGCGAGTGTTCATGGTGTCTCTCTACATGCTGAAGCcttgcagcaacagcagcagacgACCGGAAGGAGTGACCAGGACGGCGCCGGAGACGAGGACTGACGATAGCATTTGCTTGCACACTCCGGCGAGGGTTAAACGCGTTAG GAGTGAAGAGGTTCTTGTCAGAAATGGCAGAGAAGAGGTGGTTACGAGGACGGAGATTATTACACCTTCCCCGTACAAGGATGGCTACCAGTGGAGAAAATACGGGCAAAAGAACATTCAGGACAGCAATTATCTAAG GTTGTACTTCAAGTGCACGTTCAGCCGCGAGCGGAGTTGCGCGGCGAAGAAGCAAGTGCAGCAGCGGGACGCCGGCGAGCCGCCCATGTTCCTTGTCACCTACCTCAACGAGCACACGTGCCAGCAGCCGCAAGCTGTTCCCGGCACGCCCAACACTGCAGGTagctcgccgacgacgacgagccggcaACGACAgtcgtcctcctccccgccggcggAAATGTTGGACCTGACGATGAACGGCGCCGGCCTCTTTAGCCGTCTTCTTTTACCccacgccgtcggcggcggcggcagcgccgccgaAGAGGAGGCCGCCATCGTCACGTGCCTCGCGGCGGTCATcagcggaggaggcgccgcagccgctccgccgccgttgATCTGGCCGACATCGGCCCCAGAGGCGGCGTTCGTGGCGTCCGCGGCGGGACACTCGCCGAGCGCCGCGGACGAGAGcgtggcggacgaggcggcggcggcgcagatggCCGACATGGACTACTGTTTCGGCCAGTACGATCAGTCAACGTTCggggcggcagcagcagcggatcACCGTGTGTTGatcggtgacgacggcgacgtgcAGCGCATCGTCGCGGCGCGGATCGCGGACACGGTGTGGCCGCGGTACACGCGCGACACGAGTGCATGGGAGACTGCTGGGACGTCGTCGATGAgaggatcgatcgattga